In one window of Lacticaseibacillus casei DSM 20011 = JCM 1134 = ATCC 393 DNA:
- the glmS gene encoding glutamine--fructose-6-phosphate transaminase (isomerizing) produces the protein MCGIVGVIGKKNATQILLKGLEKLEYRGYDSAGIYVNDQAGHDHLIKRVGHISNLEKAVTPDVQGVMGIGHTRWATNGGPTEANAHPQVSNDERFYLVHNGVVTNANDLKQQYLQDIELHSDTDTEVVVQLIALFARQGLSAKEALRKTLKLIQGSYAFSMVDRLDPTVLYVAKNKSPLLIGRGKGFNVVASDALAMLSETDQFVELKDQEIVTLTADAIHIETLDGKVEERKPFTVKVDDGEVSKGTYPFFMLKEIDEQPIVMRRLVEKYTDDQHHVVIPEDLMKALQQADRLYIVAAGTSYHAGLVGAPLFEQLAGIPSEVHVASEFAYHQPLLSKHPLFIFLTQSGETADIRQVLVEVKKQGYQTLTITNVGSSTLAREATFTLLLHGGPEIAVASTKAYTAQIAVEALVAKAVGEAKGLQAAKDFDVIHQLGLAATGQQALIDQKDRIHELATDMFKTTRNAFYIGRGGDYYASLEAALKLKEISYVQAEGFAAGELKHGTIALIEKDTPVVAIISDPVTAARTRSNADEVQARGAKVLHIAMASQAQKGDQIIVDDIDPLLAPLVTIIPAQLLAYFTSADRGYDVDRPRNLAKSVTVE, from the coding sequence ATGTGTGGAATCGTTGGTGTTATCGGTAAGAAAAATGCAACCCAAATCTTACTTAAAGGGCTCGAGAAGCTGGAATATCGGGGGTATGATTCAGCTGGCATTTATGTAAACGATCAAGCCGGTCATGACCATCTGATCAAGCGGGTTGGCCATATTTCTAATTTGGAAAAAGCAGTGACACCGGATGTTCAGGGCGTCATGGGGATTGGTCATACACGCTGGGCAACAAACGGTGGGCCGACCGAAGCCAATGCACATCCGCAGGTTTCTAATGACGAACGCTTCTATCTGGTGCATAACGGGGTTGTGACCAACGCCAATGACCTGAAGCAGCAATACCTTCAAGACATCGAACTGCATAGTGATACAGATACTGAAGTTGTGGTACAGCTGATTGCCTTGTTTGCCCGTCAAGGCCTGTCTGCCAAAGAGGCGTTGCGCAAGACGCTGAAGTTGATTCAAGGCTCATACGCTTTTTCAATGGTTGATCGACTGGATCCAACCGTATTGTATGTGGCTAAGAACAAGAGCCCGCTTTTGATCGGTCGGGGCAAGGGCTTCAACGTTGTGGCTTCCGATGCGTTGGCTATGCTGAGCGAAACCGACCAATTTGTTGAACTCAAGGATCAGGAAATTGTGACGCTGACGGCCGATGCCATTCACATCGAAACACTTGATGGCAAAGTCGAAGAACGTAAGCCGTTTACGGTTAAAGTCGATGACGGTGAAGTTTCTAAAGGCACGTACCCATTCTTCATGCTCAAGGAAATTGACGAGCAGCCAATTGTGATGCGCCGTTTGGTTGAAAAATATACCGATGATCAACATCATGTGGTGATTCCGGAAGACCTGATGAAGGCCTTACAGCAAGCCGATCGTTTGTATATTGTTGCAGCCGGCACAAGTTATCATGCCGGGTTGGTTGGTGCTCCGTTGTTCGAACAACTGGCAGGCATTCCATCTGAGGTTCATGTCGCTTCAGAGTTTGCATATCATCAGCCGCTATTGTCCAAGCATCCGCTGTTTATTTTCCTAACGCAAAGCGGCGAGACAGCTGATATTCGTCAGGTGTTGGTTGAAGTTAAAAAGCAAGGTTATCAGACGCTCACCATTACCAATGTCGGCAGTTCAACGCTTGCTCGTGAAGCAACATTTACCTTGTTGCTGCATGGTGGTCCGGAAATTGCGGTTGCCTCGACCAAGGCTTACACCGCCCAAATTGCCGTTGAAGCATTGGTTGCCAAGGCCGTTGGGGAAGCTAAGGGTCTGCAAGCAGCTAAGGACTTTGACGTCATTCACCAATTGGGTTTGGCAGCAACCGGCCAGCAAGCCTTGATTGATCAAAAAGATCGCATCCACGAACTGGCGACAGATATGTTCAAAACCACACGCAACGCCTTTTATATCGGGCGAGGCGGCGACTATTACGCCAGCCTGGAAGCAGCGTTGAAGCTCAAGGAAATCAGCTACGTGCAGGCAGAAGGTTTTGCTGCTGGTGAGTTGAAACATGGCACCATTGCGTTGATCGAAAAGGATACGCCGGTTGTCGCCATCATTTCCGATCCGGTGACAGCTGCCCGCACACGCAGTAATGCCGATGAAGTTCAGGCCCGAGGTGCTAAAGTCTTGCACATTGCGATGGCCAGTCAGGCACAAAAGGGTGACCAGATTATTGTGGACGACATCGATCCACTGCTGGCACCACTTGTTACCATCATTCCGGCGCAATTGCTGGCATACTTCACAAGTGCCGATCGCGGCTATGACGTTGATCGTCCGCGTAACTTGGCAAAGTCTGTTACGGTCGAATAA
- a CDS encoding M3 family oligoendopeptidase, translated as MSYPINWNLDSIFPGGIDSLQLAARIQQVADELPQLETQVAAWSPSDDAPEFTDFKTFWQLFEDISKGLGTTGSFVEMIASADTANLKTGPLQGRLTTLETRFQNINNPLAKKLAAMPQAAFDQLTATGTLAESRFGLAEMRDQAKDLLDDQTETMINDLAVDGYTGWSDHYTTLSGSLKFPVVENGKTTELSAGQTQNKFEGAPDSKVRRDVFNVWEHVWDDHASLFAETLNHIAGFRLTDYRLHHYPDYLYKPLQYNRMQRATLDQMWHTISANKAPFAAYLTRKAQLAGQPTMTWYDQWAPVIVGDFKPKTYTFDEAAEFIVSNFAKFSPKMSAFAKHAFENGWIEAEDRPGKRAGGYMTSVPDVKESRIFMTFDGSASGVSTIAHELGHAFHSDILKDMPVLRQDYAMNVAETASTFAELIVADATVKAASDPAEKLNLLDAKMTNPIAMLLNIHARFLFEDSFYQEREHGIVSVPRLKELMTEAQQKAYAGGLSSFDPMYWADKLHFYFDNPPFYNFPYTFGYLFSSGIYAKAQQTANFEDDYIALLRDTANMPTEELAKKHLGVDLTQPAFWQQGIDLAAKDAQQFMQLSEDYLK; from the coding sequence ATGTCTTACCCGATTAACTGGAATCTCGATTCAATCTTCCCCGGTGGCATCGACTCACTACAACTTGCCGCCCGAATCCAACAGGTAGCCGACGAACTGCCGCAACTGGAAACCCAGGTGGCTGCTTGGTCGCCTAGCGATGACGCTCCTGAGTTTACCGATTTCAAAACTTTTTGGCAACTGTTTGAAGATATTAGCAAAGGCCTAGGCACCACTGGTAGCTTTGTTGAAATGATTGCCAGCGCCGATACGGCCAATTTAAAAACCGGCCCATTGCAAGGTCGGCTCACCACGCTTGAGACGCGTTTTCAAAACATTAATAATCCGCTGGCTAAAAAACTAGCTGCCATGCCACAAGCCGCGTTCGATCAACTGACGGCAACCGGTACTTTAGCGGAAAGTCGCTTCGGGCTCGCTGAAATGCGTGACCAAGCCAAGGACCTGCTTGATGACCAAACTGAAACCATGATCAATGACCTAGCAGTTGATGGGTACACCGGCTGGAGTGACCATTACACCACTTTAAGCGGCAGTCTTAAGTTTCCGGTTGTTGAAAACGGGAAAACAACCGAACTGAGTGCCGGCCAGACGCAGAACAAGTTTGAAGGCGCGCCTGATTCTAAAGTGCGTCGGGATGTTTTCAACGTTTGGGAACACGTCTGGGATGATCATGCTAGTTTATTTGCTGAAACGCTCAATCATATTGCCGGATTTCGGTTAACTGATTACCGCTTGCATCATTATCCGGATTATCTTTACAAACCGCTTCAATACAACCGCATGCAACGGGCCACATTGGATCAAATGTGGCACACCATCAGCGCGAATAAGGCACCATTTGCCGCCTACCTCACCCGCAAGGCCCAACTAGCCGGCCAGCCAACCATGACTTGGTATGATCAGTGGGCGCCGGTTATCGTTGGCGATTTTAAGCCAAAAACATACACCTTTGACGAAGCAGCCGAATTCATTGTCAGCAATTTTGCCAAGTTCTCACCAAAAATGTCCGCTTTCGCCAAACACGCCTTCGAAAACGGCTGGATTGAAGCCGAAGATCGGCCAGGCAAACGCGCCGGTGGCTATATGACCAGTGTGCCGGATGTTAAAGAAAGCCGAATTTTCATGACTTTTGACGGCTCGGCATCTGGCGTTTCAACCATCGCCCACGAACTAGGCCACGCCTTCCACAGTGATATTTTGAAAGACATGCCGGTTCTGCGTCAAGATTATGCCATGAACGTTGCCGAAACTGCTTCGACGTTTGCTGAATTAATCGTGGCCGATGCGACTGTCAAAGCCGCCAGCGATCCCGCAGAAAAGCTTAACCTACTTGATGCCAAAATGACCAATCCAATAGCCATGCTGTTGAACATCCACGCCCGCTTCCTGTTTGAAGACAGCTTCTATCAAGAACGGGAACACGGCATTGTCAGCGTGCCGCGCCTAAAGGAACTGATGACCGAGGCCCAGCAAAAAGCCTATGCTGGCGGTTTGAGTTCATTTGACCCAATGTACTGGGCGGACAAACTACACTTCTATTTTGACAATCCGCCGTTCTACAACTTCCCGTATACGTTTGGCTACCTGTTCTCTAGCGGCATTTACGCCAAGGCGCAACAAACCGCAAACTTTGAAGATGATTACATCGCACTGCTGCGGGACACGGCCAACATGCCGACAGAGGAACTGGCCAAAAAGCATCTCGGTGTTGATCTGACGCAACCGGCATTTTGGCAGCAAGGCATCGACCTAGCCGCCAAGGATGCGCAACAGTTTATGCAGTTGAGCGAGGATTACTTAAAATAA
- a CDS encoding VanZ family protein, translating to MHSFKRHWGLWLTAILLFILFVSSSMTYKEQTTVPLMERLLQSEPFKPFLSTIHFDYAGETQSVAKVGYFKFVEFFIRKGAHVTIFFLLGLGLTQGTFMYQKNRWLHWPLVTLSCTGIAAFDEFHQMLTGGRTPLFQDVMLDTAAAAIAVTVMWGWLWWRKRR from the coding sequence GTGCATTCTTTTAAACGTCATTGGGGACTTTGGTTGACGGCTATTCTTTTATTTATTTTATTTGTGAGTTCTAGCATGACGTACAAAGAACAGACAACCGTGCCGCTCATGGAACGGCTGTTGCAAAGTGAACCGTTTAAACCATTTTTGAGCACGATTCATTTTGATTATGCCGGTGAAACGCAATCGGTAGCAAAGGTAGGCTACTTTAAATTTGTCGAGTTCTTTATTCGCAAAGGCGCGCACGTCACGATCTTTTTCCTTTTGGGGCTAGGCTTAACCCAAGGAACATTTATGTATCAAAAGAATCGGTGGCTTCACTGGCCACTGGTAACGTTGAGCTGTACCGGGATTGCCGCGTTTGATGAATTCCACCAGATGTTGACAGGCGGCCGGACGCCGTTATTTCAGGATGTGATGCTGGATACGGCTGCAGCAGCCATTGCCGTGACGGTGATGTGGGGATGGCTGTGGTGGCGGAAGCGACGTTGA